One window of Acanthochromis polyacanthus isolate Apoly-LR-REF ecotype Palm Island chromosome 19, KAUST_Apoly_ChrSc, whole genome shotgun sequence genomic DNA carries:
- the pms2 gene encoding mismatch repair endonuclease PMS2 isoform X1 has translation MSDACSSEPAGAIRAIDKHSVHQICSGQVVLTLATAVKELVENSIDAGATNIDVKLKECGAEQVEVSDNGKGVEEANFEGLTLKHHTSKLRDFSDLIHVETFGFRGEALSSLCALSDLSVVTCHESSQVGTRLVFDHKGHLVQRSPHPRQQGTTVSLQQLFSTLPVRHKEFQRNIKKEYAKMIHVLQSYCIISTGVRITCSNQNGQGKRSSVLSTSGSQSMRDSIGAIFGPKQLQSLLPFQQASPTENIIEEYGLQNADLPKQLYSITGFVSRGDHGVGRSATDRQFFFINNRPCDPHKVTKVVNEVYHMYNRHQYPFVALNIAVASECVDVNVTPDKRQIFLQEEKLLLAILKTSLISMYEAGVNKISLNYTPLPSTNFSASEQSQAVPSHENTAEPGEDTHTVIPSPKTSMNLAGLKAAFSSYCSSSSGSKSSSGKSSNSGATQKTLQSFFKDSVKPSTCSPSTKSSSKPAREFTKSSPVGRSVLDGFRYGSVSCGDADSEKDSAVSSCDVGVTMTTPEVNPPEEVIDCASVKNETFTETSEKSGAAPEDTELETEAFISNQDTTVSPEAKRARKENPHFPTEQKSSTFSNRSEDSSSIVDAPVLLQRRTVPLQFSFQELAGRMRRLREQQKQRAGEELQYRRFRAKINPGENQSAEEELKKEISKEMFKEMEIIGQFNLGFIITKLNSDIFMIDQHATDEKYNFEMLQQHTVLQGQKLIVPQKLHLTAVSENVLIENIEIFQKNGFEFLVDEDAQVMERVKLVSLPTSKNWTFGPADIEELIFMLSDSPGVMCRPSRVRQMFASRACRKSVMIGTALSVSEMKKLVVHMGQIEHPWNCPHGRPTMRHLANLDIISQD, from the exons ATGTCTGATGCTTG CAGCTCTGAACCTGCCGGAGCCATCAGGGCCATTGACAAGCACTCAGTGCATCAGATCTGCTCAGGGCAGGTGGTGCTGACTTTAGCCACTGCTGTCAAAGAGCTGGTGGAGAACAGCATTGATGCAGGAGCTACTAACATTG ATGTAAAGCTGAAGGAGTGTGGAGCTGAACAAGTAGAGGTGTCAGACAATGGCAAAGGTGTAGAGGAGGCTAACTTTGAAGGACTGA CTCTAAAGCATCACACTTCAAAGCTACGAGATTTCTCTGATCTCATCCACGTGGAAACGTTTGGCTTTAGAGGTGAAGCTCTCAGCTCTTTATGCGCTCTGAG TGACCTAAGTGTGGTGACGTGCCACGAGTCCAGCCAGGTGGGCACCAGGCTTGTGTTTGACCACAAAGGCCACCTAGTGCAGCGATCACCTCATCCCCGACAGCAGGGAACCACAGTCAGCCTGCAGCAGCTCTTCTCCACGCTGCCTGTCAGACACAAGGAGTTCCAGCGTAATATCAAGAAG gagtATGCCAAAATGATCCATGTCCTGCAGTCCTATTGTATCATCTCTACAGGAGTACGAATCACCTGCTCCAACCAAAATGGGCAGGGAAAACGCAGCTCAGTGCTCAGCACCAGCGGCAGCCAAAGTATGAGGGACAGCATTGGGGCCATATTTGGACCAAAACAG CTACAGAGTCTTCTACCTTTTCAACAAGCGTCTCCTACAGAAAACATTATCGAAGAATATGGACTCCAGAATGCGGATCTACCCAAACAGCTTTATTC CATCACAGGGTTCGTGTCTCGAGGTGACCACGGTGTTGGGAGAAGCGCCACAGACAGGCAGTTCTTTTTCATTAACAACCGGCCATGTGACCCCCATAAG GTGACCAAAGTTGTGAATGAAGTGTATCATATGTATAACAGACATCAGTATCCATTTGTTGCCTTGAACATAGCTGTAGCCTCAG AGTGCGTGGATGTAAACGTCACACCAGACAAACGTCAGATTTTCCTTCAGGAGGAGAAGCTCTTGCTGGCTATTCTGAAGACCTCCCTCATCTCTATGTATGAGGCTGGAGTCAATAAGATCAGCCTGAACTATACACCTCTACCCAGCACCA atttttctGCGTCTGAACAGAGTCAAGCCGTTCCGTCTCATGAGAACACGGCAGAACCTGGAGAGGACACCCACACAGTGATTCCGAGTCCAAAGACATCCATGAACCTCGCTGGCCTCAAAGCTGCCTTTTCAAGCTACTGCAGCTCCAGTTCTGGGAGTAAGTCAAGTTCAGGAAAATCTTCCAACAGCGGCGCAACGCAGAAAACACTGCAGTCTTTTTTTAAGGATTCTGTAAAGCCTTCTACCTGCAGCCCGAGTACGAAATCTTCATCCAAACCCGCAAGAGAATTCACTAAAAGCTCTCCAGTGGGAAGGTCAGTATTGGATGGGTttaggtatggaagtgtctcatGTGGCGATGCAGATTCTGAAAAAGACAGTGCTGTGTCTAGCTGTGATGTTGGTGTTACTATGACAACACCAGAAGTCAATCCACCTGAAGAGGTGATAGACTGCGCCagtgtgaaaaatgaaacattcacagaaacatcagaaaaaagTGGCGCTGCACCCGAAGACACAGAGTTAGAGACTGAAGCATTCATTTCTAATCAGGACACTACTGTGAGCCCAGAGGCTAAGAGAGCCAGGAAAGAGAACCCACATTTCCCTACAGAGCAAAAATCCAGCACTTTTTCAAACCGTTCCGAGGATTCCTCCTCGATAGTAGATGCCCCAGTCCTCCTACAGAGGAGGACGGTGCCTCTCCAGTTCTCTTTCCAAGAGCTGGCAGGAAGAATGAGGAGGTTGcgggagcagcagaaacagagagctGGTGAGGAGCTACAATACAGGCGCTTCAGGGCGAAGATCAACCCCGGAGAAAACCAAAGTGCAGAAGAAGAGCTCAAGAAAGAGATCAG caaagaaatgtttaaagaaaTGGAGATCATCGGTCAGTTTAACCTGGGCTTCATTATCACTAAACTCAACTCGGACATCTTCATGATCGACCAGCATGCCACAGATGAGAAATACAACTTTGAAATGCTACAGCAGCACACTGTGCTCCAAGGACAGAAACTCATTGT CCCGCAGAAGCTTCACCTCACCGCAGTCAGTGAGAATGTGCTCATAGAAAACATTGagattttccaaaagaatgggtttGAATTTCTGGTTGATGAGGACG CTCAGGTAATGGAGAGAGTTAAGCTGGTGTCGCTGCCTACCAGTAAAAACTGGACATTTGGCCCAGCCGACATCGAAGAACTGATCTTCATGCTGAGTGACAGTCCGGGGGTCATGTGCCGACCATCCAGAGTCAGACAGATGTTCGCCTCCAGAGCTTGTCGGAAATCG GTGATGATCGGCACTGCCTTGAGTGTCAGCGAGATGAAGAAGCTCGTGGTTCACATGGGGCAGATTGAGCATCCGTGGAACTGTCCTCACGGCAGACCTACCATGAGACACCTCGCCAACCTGGACATCATCTCACAAGACTGA
- the pms2 gene encoding mismatch repair endonuclease PMS2 isoform X2, which produces MSDACSEPAGAIRAIDKHSVHQICSGQVVLTLATAVKELVENSIDAGATNIDVKLKECGAEQVEVSDNGKGVEEANFEGLTLKHHTSKLRDFSDLIHVETFGFRGEALSSLCALSDLSVVTCHESSQVGTRLVFDHKGHLVQRSPHPRQQGTTVSLQQLFSTLPVRHKEFQRNIKKEYAKMIHVLQSYCIISTGVRITCSNQNGQGKRSSVLSTSGSQSMRDSIGAIFGPKQLQSLLPFQQASPTENIIEEYGLQNADLPKQLYSITGFVSRGDHGVGRSATDRQFFFINNRPCDPHKVTKVVNEVYHMYNRHQYPFVALNIAVASECVDVNVTPDKRQIFLQEEKLLLAILKTSLISMYEAGVNKISLNYTPLPSTNFSASEQSQAVPSHENTAEPGEDTHTVIPSPKTSMNLAGLKAAFSSYCSSSSGSKSSSGKSSNSGATQKTLQSFFKDSVKPSTCSPSTKSSSKPAREFTKSSPVGRSVLDGFRYGSVSCGDADSEKDSAVSSCDVGVTMTTPEVNPPEEVIDCASVKNETFTETSEKSGAAPEDTELETEAFISNQDTTVSPEAKRARKENPHFPTEQKSSTFSNRSEDSSSIVDAPVLLQRRTVPLQFSFQELAGRMRRLREQQKQRAGEELQYRRFRAKINPGENQSAEEELKKEISKEMFKEMEIIGQFNLGFIITKLNSDIFMIDQHATDEKYNFEMLQQHTVLQGQKLIVPQKLHLTAVSENVLIENIEIFQKNGFEFLVDEDAQVMERVKLVSLPTSKNWTFGPADIEELIFMLSDSPGVMCRPSRVRQMFASRACRKSVMIGTALSVSEMKKLVVHMGQIEHPWNCPHGRPTMRHLANLDIISQD; this is translated from the exons ATGTCTGATGCTTG CTCTGAACCTGCCGGAGCCATCAGGGCCATTGACAAGCACTCAGTGCATCAGATCTGCTCAGGGCAGGTGGTGCTGACTTTAGCCACTGCTGTCAAAGAGCTGGTGGAGAACAGCATTGATGCAGGAGCTACTAACATTG ATGTAAAGCTGAAGGAGTGTGGAGCTGAACAAGTAGAGGTGTCAGACAATGGCAAAGGTGTAGAGGAGGCTAACTTTGAAGGACTGA CTCTAAAGCATCACACTTCAAAGCTACGAGATTTCTCTGATCTCATCCACGTGGAAACGTTTGGCTTTAGAGGTGAAGCTCTCAGCTCTTTATGCGCTCTGAG TGACCTAAGTGTGGTGACGTGCCACGAGTCCAGCCAGGTGGGCACCAGGCTTGTGTTTGACCACAAAGGCCACCTAGTGCAGCGATCACCTCATCCCCGACAGCAGGGAACCACAGTCAGCCTGCAGCAGCTCTTCTCCACGCTGCCTGTCAGACACAAGGAGTTCCAGCGTAATATCAAGAAG gagtATGCCAAAATGATCCATGTCCTGCAGTCCTATTGTATCATCTCTACAGGAGTACGAATCACCTGCTCCAACCAAAATGGGCAGGGAAAACGCAGCTCAGTGCTCAGCACCAGCGGCAGCCAAAGTATGAGGGACAGCATTGGGGCCATATTTGGACCAAAACAG CTACAGAGTCTTCTACCTTTTCAACAAGCGTCTCCTACAGAAAACATTATCGAAGAATATGGACTCCAGAATGCGGATCTACCCAAACAGCTTTATTC CATCACAGGGTTCGTGTCTCGAGGTGACCACGGTGTTGGGAGAAGCGCCACAGACAGGCAGTTCTTTTTCATTAACAACCGGCCATGTGACCCCCATAAG GTGACCAAAGTTGTGAATGAAGTGTATCATATGTATAACAGACATCAGTATCCATTTGTTGCCTTGAACATAGCTGTAGCCTCAG AGTGCGTGGATGTAAACGTCACACCAGACAAACGTCAGATTTTCCTTCAGGAGGAGAAGCTCTTGCTGGCTATTCTGAAGACCTCCCTCATCTCTATGTATGAGGCTGGAGTCAATAAGATCAGCCTGAACTATACACCTCTACCCAGCACCA atttttctGCGTCTGAACAGAGTCAAGCCGTTCCGTCTCATGAGAACACGGCAGAACCTGGAGAGGACACCCACACAGTGATTCCGAGTCCAAAGACATCCATGAACCTCGCTGGCCTCAAAGCTGCCTTTTCAAGCTACTGCAGCTCCAGTTCTGGGAGTAAGTCAAGTTCAGGAAAATCTTCCAACAGCGGCGCAACGCAGAAAACACTGCAGTCTTTTTTTAAGGATTCTGTAAAGCCTTCTACCTGCAGCCCGAGTACGAAATCTTCATCCAAACCCGCAAGAGAATTCACTAAAAGCTCTCCAGTGGGAAGGTCAGTATTGGATGGGTttaggtatggaagtgtctcatGTGGCGATGCAGATTCTGAAAAAGACAGTGCTGTGTCTAGCTGTGATGTTGGTGTTACTATGACAACACCAGAAGTCAATCCACCTGAAGAGGTGATAGACTGCGCCagtgtgaaaaatgaaacattcacagaaacatcagaaaaaagTGGCGCTGCACCCGAAGACACAGAGTTAGAGACTGAAGCATTCATTTCTAATCAGGACACTACTGTGAGCCCAGAGGCTAAGAGAGCCAGGAAAGAGAACCCACATTTCCCTACAGAGCAAAAATCCAGCACTTTTTCAAACCGTTCCGAGGATTCCTCCTCGATAGTAGATGCCCCAGTCCTCCTACAGAGGAGGACGGTGCCTCTCCAGTTCTCTTTCCAAGAGCTGGCAGGAAGAATGAGGAGGTTGcgggagcagcagaaacagagagctGGTGAGGAGCTACAATACAGGCGCTTCAGGGCGAAGATCAACCCCGGAGAAAACCAAAGTGCAGAAGAAGAGCTCAAGAAAGAGATCAG caaagaaatgtttaaagaaaTGGAGATCATCGGTCAGTTTAACCTGGGCTTCATTATCACTAAACTCAACTCGGACATCTTCATGATCGACCAGCATGCCACAGATGAGAAATACAACTTTGAAATGCTACAGCAGCACACTGTGCTCCAAGGACAGAAACTCATTGT CCCGCAGAAGCTTCACCTCACCGCAGTCAGTGAGAATGTGCTCATAGAAAACATTGagattttccaaaagaatgggtttGAATTTCTGGTTGATGAGGACG CTCAGGTAATGGAGAGAGTTAAGCTGGTGTCGCTGCCTACCAGTAAAAACTGGACATTTGGCCCAGCCGACATCGAAGAACTGATCTTCATGCTGAGTGACAGTCCGGGGGTCATGTGCCGACCATCCAGAGTCAGACAGATGTTCGCCTCCAGAGCTTGTCGGAAATCG GTGATGATCGGCACTGCCTTGAGTGTCAGCGAGATGAAGAAGCTCGTGGTTCACATGGGGCAGATTGAGCATCCGTGGAACTGTCCTCACGGCAGACCTACCATGAGACACCTCGCCAACCTGGACATCATCTCACAAGACTGA
- the LOC110953564 gene encoding ankyrin repeat domain-containing protein 61 has translation MPGNVRGAHTGRRGNIIKFCSHEFYTAIMDEDVKRIEGMLEKYGSNSLIEIQGNASGDIFWKGFTILPLHLAASYRRVQSTQSLLSAGADIEKRDQLGRTPLHLVITGWPSILITWPKPDSKFQTAVMGMCRQAEDCLRTLCENGGNINAKVEGQSHHTALHLSVRYKALSAVQILASYGADVNAVDSTGMTPLHMAAGILHKDIIACLIRQGADINMGTQHSGNTPLHLAVVAMATKSTKTLEDGISCISELLESGAEPNAVNKAGMTPLQEACSMGNKELVDLLLRYGANINKLSKAGENCLFLFLNQRSNVRHSSLLLKLLSLTSPLTVYDQTGRLPSTLTQPCFTEQRNQLLKITHQPRRLQDICKSVIYLKHVRGKTEELKKHMPERLYDFVFNRWENIYVSFVTDDKQGFLKSIPDINPS, from the exons ATGCCTGGTAATGTTAGAGGGGCACACACAGGTAGGAGAGGTAACATTATCAAGTTTTGCAGCCATGAATTCTACACTGCGATTATGGATGAAGACGTGAAACGCATTGAAGGCATGTTAGAGAAGTATGGGAGCAACTCTCTTATTGAGATACAAGGCAATGCATCTGGGGACATTTTCTGGAAG GGCTTCACTATCCTTCCGCTTCATCTGGCTGCCTCTTACAGAAGAGTTCAGAGCACACAGAGTCTGCTGTCAGCAGGGGCAGACATTGAAAAGAG GGACCAGCTCGGTCGAACCCCACTACACTTGGTGATAACCGGATGGCCGAGCATCCTGATTACTTGGCCAAAACCAGATTCCAAGTTCCAGACTGCTGTGATGGGCATGTGTAGGCAGGCAGAGGACTGTTTACGGACACTTTGTGAGAATGGTGGAAACATCAATGCAAAG GTGGAGGGACAAAGTCACCATACAGCTCTCCATTTGTCAGTACGCTACAAGGCTCTGTCTGCTGTCCAAATTCTGGCCAGCTATGGTGCTGATGTTAATGCTGTGGACAGCACTGGGATGACACCACTGCATATGGCTGCAGGGATCCTCCATAAGGACATCATAGCCTGCTTAATCAGGCAGGGAGCAGATATTAATATG GGGACGCAGCACTCTGGGAACACTCCGCTGCACTTGGCTGTCGTAGCAATGGCCACAAAGTCTACTAAAACCCTAGAAGATGGCATTAGCTGCATCTCTGAGCTGCTTGAGTCGGGGGCTGAGCCCAACGCAGTGAACAAGGCCGGAATGACACCCCTACAGGAGGCATGCAGCATGGGCAACAAAGAGCTGGTGGACCTCCTGCTGAGGTACGGAGCAAACATCAATAAACTGAGTAAAGCTGGGGAGAACTGTCTATTCCTGTTCCTGAACCAACGGTCTAATGTAAGACATAGCTCCCTGCTGCTGAAACTCCTCAGCCTGACTTCCCCGCTCACTGTCTACGACCAAACCGGACGCCTGCCCTCAACTCTGACGCAACCATGTTTCACTGAACAGAGAAACCAGCTCCTGAAAATCACTCATCAGCCAAGGAGGCTTCAGGATATTTGTAAAAGTGTCATTTATCTGAAACATGTCCGAGGCAAGACAGAGGAATTGAAGAAACACATGCCTGAGAGGCTGTATGACTTTGTCTTTAACCGCTGGGAGAATATATACGTCTCTTTTGTTACAGACGACAAACAGGGCTTTTTAAAGAGCATACCTGATATTAATCCTAGTTGA